From a region of the Hippopotamus amphibius kiboko isolate mHipAmp2 chromosome 3, mHipAmp2.hap2, whole genome shotgun sequence genome:
- the BET1L gene encoding BET1-like protein isoform X1, translating into MAAGVFLGTLMPATKDTKHPTAPRAGCRPYSRAQPCWRRRLLPLRPPRPRGRKSRGLRRKGRARKPLPATAPRLRRRLPELCAMAEWARAQSPGAVEEILDRENKRMADSLASKVTRLKSLALDIDRDAEDQNCYLDGMDSDFTSMTGLLTGSVKRFSTMARSGRDNRKLLCGMAVGLIVAFFILSYLLSRART; encoded by the exons ATGGCTGCAGGAGTGTTTCTCGGCACCCTAATGCCTGCCACTAAAGACACGAAGCACCCCACGGCTCCAAGGGCAGGCTGCCGGCCGTACTCGCGAGCCCAGCCGTGTTGGAGGCGCCGGCTCCTCCCCTTGCGGCCGCCGCGCCCCCGCGGCCGGAAGTCGAGAGGACTGAGGCGGAAGGGGCGGGCCCGGAAGCCGCTTCCCGCGACGGCGCCACGTCTGAGGCGGCGGCTGCCGGAGTTGTGCGCGATGGCGGAGTGGGCTCGGG CTCAGAGCCCTGGCGCTGTGGAGGAGATCCTAGACCGGGAGAACAAGCGGATGGCTGACAGCCTGGCCTCCAAGGTCACCAGGCTCAAGTCG CTGGCCCTGGACATTGATAGGGACGCGGAAGACCAGAACTGTTACCTGGATGGCATG GACTCGGATTTCACGAGTATGACAGGCCTACTCACGGGGAGTGTGAAGCGCTTTTCCACAATGGCGCGGTCTGGGCGAGACAACCGGAAGCTTCTGTGTGGTATGGCCGTGGGCCTGATCGTGGCCTTCTTCATCCTCTCCTACCTCCTGTCAAGGGCAAGGACGTGA
- the RIC8A gene encoding synembryn-A isoform X3: protein MEPRAVADALEKGEEDVVMEALRAYNRENSQSFTFDDAQQEDRKRLAELLVSVLEQGLPPSRRVTWLQSIRILSRDRSCLDSFTSRQSLQALACCAGIAASQGSVPEPLDMDVVLESLKCLCNLVLSSPAAQVLAAEAGLVVRLAERVGWYRQRSFPHDVQFFDLRLLFLLTALRTDVRQQLFQELQGVHLLTEALELTLGMSPGERPPELLPPQETERAMEILKVLFNITFDSIKREVDEEDTALYRHLGTLLRQCVMVAAAGDHTEEFHGHTVNLLGNLPLKCLDVLLTLEPHKGSLEFLGMNMDVIRVLLSFLEKRLHQTHRLKECVAPVLSVLTECARMHRPARKFLKAQVLPPLRDVRTRPEVGELLRNKLVRLMTHLDTDVKRVAAEFLFVLCSESVPRFIKYTGYGNAAGLLAARGLMAGGRPEGQYSEDEDTDTDEYKEAKASINPVTGRVEEKPPNPMEGMTEEQKEHEAMKLVNMFDKLSRHRVIQPMGMSPRGHLTSLQDAMCETMERQLSSDPDSDPD from the exons ATGGAGCCGCGGGCGGTTGCGGACGCcttggagaagggggaggaggacgTGGTTATGGAGGCTCTGCGCGCATACAACAGGGAG AACTCCCAGAGCTTCACGTTTGATGATGCGCAACAGGAGGACAGGAAG AGACTGGCGGAGCTGCTGGTCTCGGTCCTCGAGCAGGGCCTGCCGCCCTCCCGCCGCGTCACCTGGCTGCAGAGCATTCGCATCCTGTCCAGGGACCGCAGCTGCCTGGACTCATTCACCAGCCGCCAGAGCCTGCAGGCGCTTGCCTGCTGTGCTGGCATCGCCGCCTCCCAGGGGTCGGTCCCCGAACCCCTGGACATGGATGTTGTGCTTGAGTCCCTTAAGTGCCTGTGCAACCTCGTGTTAAGCAGCCCCGCGGCACAGGTGCTGGCGGCAGAGGCCGGGCTAGTGGTGAGGCTCGCAGAGCGCGTAGGATGGTACCGCCAGCGCAGCTTCCCGCACGACGTCCAGTTTTTTGACTTGCGCCTCCTGTTCTTGCTAACGGCACTTCGCACCGACGTGCGCCAGCAGCTGTTTCAGGAGCTGCAGGGAGTGCACCTGCTGACCGAAGCGCTGGAGCTGACGCTGGGAATGAGTCCTGGAGAGAGGCCCCCTGagctcctgcctccccaggagactgAGCGAGCCATGGAGATCCTCAAAGTGCTCTTTAACATCACCTTCGACTCCATCAAGAGGGAGGTGGATGAG GAAGACACTGCCCTTTACCGACACCTGGGGACCCTTCTGCGGCAGTGTGTGATGGTTGCTGCTGCTGGAGACCACACAGAGGAGTTCCACGG CCACACAGTGAATCTCCTGGGGAACTTGCCCCTCAAGTGTTTGGACGTCCTTCTCACCCTGGAACCACACAAAGGCTCCTTGGAGTTCCTGGGAATGAACATGGATGTGATTCGTGTCCTCCTCAGCTTCCTGGAGAAGCGTCTGCACCAG ACGCACAGGCTGAAGGAGTGTGTGGCCCCCGTGCTGAGCGTACTGACGGAGTGTGCCCGCATGCATCGCCCTGCCAGGAAGTTCCTGAAGGCTCAG GTGCTGCCCCCGCTGCGGGATGTGAGGACCCGGCCCGAGGTGGGGGAGCTGTTGCGGAACAAGCTGGTTCGCCTCATGACACACCTGGATACCGACGTGAAGAGAGTGGCAGCTGAGTTCCTGTTTGTTCTGTGCTCTGAGAGTG tgccccgaTTCATCAAGTACACAGGCTACGGGAATGCCGCTGGCCTCCTGGCTGCTAGGGGCCTCATGGCAGGGGGCCGGCCTGAGGGCCAGTACTCGGAGGACGAGGACACGGACACAGACGAGTACAAGGAAGCCAAGGCCAG CATTAACCCAGTGActggaagggtagaggaaaagccACCCAACCCCATGGAGGGCATGACAGAGGAGCAGAAGGAACATGAGGCCATGAAGCTGGTGAACATGTTCGACAAGCTCTCCAG GCACAGAGTCATCCAGCCCATGGGGATGAGTCCCCGGGGTCATCTCACATCCCTGCAGGATGCCATGTGCGAGACCATGGAGAGGCAGCTCTCCTCGGACCCTGACTCAGACCCTGACTGA
- the RIC8A gene encoding synembryn-A isoform X1 has protein sequence MEPRAVADALEKGEEDVVMEALRAYNRENSQSFTFDDAQQEDRKRLAELLVSVLEQGLPPSRRVTWLQSIRILSRDRSCLDSFTSRQSLQALACCAGIAASQGSVPEPLDMDVVLESLKCLCNLVLSSPAAQVLAAEAGLVVRLAERVGWYRQRSFPHDVQFFDLRLLFLLTALRTDVRQQLFQELQGVHLLTEALELTLGMSPGERPPELLPPQETERAMEILKVLFNITFDSIKREVDEEDTALYRHLGTLLRQCVMVAAAGDHTEEFHGHTVNLLGNLPLKCLDVLLTLEPHKGSLEFLGMNMDVIRVLLSFLEKRLHQVGRGTCCGSGPGFPEQLRVLLFPVLTAHTDTHCLLLAPELGSLWQGLLPSTSCQDDLVHVPSPPGLKSHGHSPVTEAPLQTHRLKECVAPVLSVLTECARMHRPARKFLKAQVLPPLRDVRTRPEVGELLRNKLVRLMTHLDTDVKRVAAEFLFVLCSESVPRFIKYTGYGNAAGLLAARGLMAGGRPEGQYSEDEDTDTDEYKEAKASINPVTGRVEEKPPNPMEGMTEEQKEHEAMKLVNMFDKLSRHRVIQPMGMSPRGHLTSLQDAMCETMERQLSSDPDSDPD, from the exons ATGGAGCCGCGGGCGGTTGCGGACGCcttggagaagggggaggaggacgTGGTTATGGAGGCTCTGCGCGCATACAACAGGGAG AACTCCCAGAGCTTCACGTTTGATGATGCGCAACAGGAGGACAGGAAG AGACTGGCGGAGCTGCTGGTCTCGGTCCTCGAGCAGGGCCTGCCGCCCTCCCGCCGCGTCACCTGGCTGCAGAGCATTCGCATCCTGTCCAGGGACCGCAGCTGCCTGGACTCATTCACCAGCCGCCAGAGCCTGCAGGCGCTTGCCTGCTGTGCTGGCATCGCCGCCTCCCAGGGGTCGGTCCCCGAACCCCTGGACATGGATGTTGTGCTTGAGTCCCTTAAGTGCCTGTGCAACCTCGTGTTAAGCAGCCCCGCGGCACAGGTGCTGGCGGCAGAGGCCGGGCTAGTGGTGAGGCTCGCAGAGCGCGTAGGATGGTACCGCCAGCGCAGCTTCCCGCACGACGTCCAGTTTTTTGACTTGCGCCTCCTGTTCTTGCTAACGGCACTTCGCACCGACGTGCGCCAGCAGCTGTTTCAGGAGCTGCAGGGAGTGCACCTGCTGACCGAAGCGCTGGAGCTGACGCTGGGAATGAGTCCTGGAGAGAGGCCCCCTGagctcctgcctccccaggagactgAGCGAGCCATGGAGATCCTCAAAGTGCTCTTTAACATCACCTTCGACTCCATCAAGAGGGAGGTGGATGAG GAAGACACTGCCCTTTACCGACACCTGGGGACCCTTCTGCGGCAGTGTGTGATGGTTGCTGCTGCTGGAGACCACACAGAGGAGTTCCACGG CCACACAGTGAATCTCCTGGGGAACTTGCCCCTCAAGTGTTTGGACGTCCTTCTCACCCTGGAACCACACAAAGGCTCCTTGGAGTTCCTGGGAATGAACATGGATGTGATTCGTGTCCTCCTCAGCTTCCTGGAGAAGCGTCTGCACCAGGTGGGCAGGGGGACCTGCTGTGGCTCTGGCCCAGGCTTTCCTGAGCAGCTGCGGGTGCTGCTTTTCCCAGTCCTCACCG CTCACACAGACACCCACTGCCTGCTCTTGGCCCCTGAGCTGGGGTCCCTGTGGCAGGGCCTCTTGCCCAGCACCTCCTGCCAGGATGATCTGGTGCATGTGCCTAGCCCCCCTGGCCTCAAGTCACATGGGCACAGTCCAGTTACAGAGGCTCCTCTGCAGACGCACAGGCTGAAGGAGTGTGTGGCCCCCGTGCTGAGCGTACTGACGGAGTGTGCCCGCATGCATCGCCCTGCCAGGAAGTTCCTGAAGGCTCAG GTGCTGCCCCCGCTGCGGGATGTGAGGACCCGGCCCGAGGTGGGGGAGCTGTTGCGGAACAAGCTGGTTCGCCTCATGACACACCTGGATACCGACGTGAAGAGAGTGGCAGCTGAGTTCCTGTTTGTTCTGTGCTCTGAGAGTG tgccccgaTTCATCAAGTACACAGGCTACGGGAATGCCGCTGGCCTCCTGGCTGCTAGGGGCCTCATGGCAGGGGGCCGGCCTGAGGGCCAGTACTCGGAGGACGAGGACACGGACACAGACGAGTACAAGGAAGCCAAGGCCAG CATTAACCCAGTGActggaagggtagaggaaaagccACCCAACCCCATGGAGGGCATGACAGAGGAGCAGAAGGAACATGAGGCCATGAAGCTGGTGAACATGTTCGACAAGCTCTCCAG GCACAGAGTCATCCAGCCCATGGGGATGAGTCCCCGGGGTCATCTCACATCCCTGCAGGATGCCATGTGCGAGACCATGGAGAGGCAGCTCTCCTCGGACCCTGACTCAGACCCTGACTGA
- the RIC8A gene encoding synembryn-A isoform X2: MEPRAVADALEKGEEDVVMEALRAYNRENSQSFTFDDAQQEDRKRLAELLVSVLEQGLPPSRRVTWLQSIRILSRDRSCLDSFTSRQSLQALACCAGIAASQGSVPEPLDMDVVLESLKCLCNLVLSSPAAQVLAAEAGLVVRLAERVGWYRQRSFPHDVQFFDLRLLFLLTALRTDVRQQLFQELQGVHLLTEALELTLGMSPGERPPELLPPQETERAMEILKVLFNITFDSIKREVDEPHSESPGELAPQVFGRPSHPGTTQRLLGVPGNEHGCDSCPPQLPGEASAPAHTDTHCLLLAPELGSLWQGLLPSTSCQDDLVHVPSPPGLKSHGHSPVTEAPLQTHRLKECVAPVLSVLTECARMHRPARKFLKAQVLPPLRDVRTRPEVGELLRNKLVRLMTHLDTDVKRVAAEFLFVLCSESVPRFIKYTGYGNAAGLLAARGLMAGGRPEGQYSEDEDTDTDEYKEAKASINPVTGRVEEKPPNPMEGMTEEQKEHEAMKLVNMFDKLSRHRVIQPMGMSPRGHLTSLQDAMCETMERQLSSDPDSDPD; encoded by the exons ATGGAGCCGCGGGCGGTTGCGGACGCcttggagaagggggaggaggacgTGGTTATGGAGGCTCTGCGCGCATACAACAGGGAG AACTCCCAGAGCTTCACGTTTGATGATGCGCAACAGGAGGACAGGAAG AGACTGGCGGAGCTGCTGGTCTCGGTCCTCGAGCAGGGCCTGCCGCCCTCCCGCCGCGTCACCTGGCTGCAGAGCATTCGCATCCTGTCCAGGGACCGCAGCTGCCTGGACTCATTCACCAGCCGCCAGAGCCTGCAGGCGCTTGCCTGCTGTGCTGGCATCGCCGCCTCCCAGGGGTCGGTCCCCGAACCCCTGGACATGGATGTTGTGCTTGAGTCCCTTAAGTGCCTGTGCAACCTCGTGTTAAGCAGCCCCGCGGCACAGGTGCTGGCGGCAGAGGCCGGGCTAGTGGTGAGGCTCGCAGAGCGCGTAGGATGGTACCGCCAGCGCAGCTTCCCGCACGACGTCCAGTTTTTTGACTTGCGCCTCCTGTTCTTGCTAACGGCACTTCGCACCGACGTGCGCCAGCAGCTGTTTCAGGAGCTGCAGGGAGTGCACCTGCTGACCGAAGCGCTGGAGCTGACGCTGGGAATGAGTCCTGGAGAGAGGCCCCCTGagctcctgcctccccaggagactgAGCGAGCCATGGAGATCCTCAAAGTGCTCTTTAACATCACCTTCGACTCCATCAAGAGGGAGGTGGATGAG CCACACAGTGAATCTCCTGGGGAACTTGCCCCTCAAGTGTTTGGACGTCCTTCTCACCCTGGAACCACACAAAGGCTCCTTGGAGTTCCTGGGAATGAACATGGATGTGATTCGTGTCCTCCTCAGCTTCCTGGAGAAGCGTCTGCACCAG CTCACACAGACACCCACTGCCTGCTCTTGGCCCCTGAGCTGGGGTCCCTGTGGCAGGGCCTCTTGCCCAGCACCTCCTGCCAGGATGATCTGGTGCATGTGCCTAGCCCCCCTGGCCTCAAGTCACATGGGCACAGTCCAGTTACAGAGGCTCCTCTGCAGACGCACAGGCTGAAGGAGTGTGTGGCCCCCGTGCTGAGCGTACTGACGGAGTGTGCCCGCATGCATCGCCCTGCCAGGAAGTTCCTGAAGGCTCAG GTGCTGCCCCCGCTGCGGGATGTGAGGACCCGGCCCGAGGTGGGGGAGCTGTTGCGGAACAAGCTGGTTCGCCTCATGACACACCTGGATACCGACGTGAAGAGAGTGGCAGCTGAGTTCCTGTTTGTTCTGTGCTCTGAGAGTG tgccccgaTTCATCAAGTACACAGGCTACGGGAATGCCGCTGGCCTCCTGGCTGCTAGGGGCCTCATGGCAGGGGGCCGGCCTGAGGGCCAGTACTCGGAGGACGAGGACACGGACACAGACGAGTACAAGGAAGCCAAGGCCAG CATTAACCCAGTGActggaagggtagaggaaaagccACCCAACCCCATGGAGGGCATGACAGAGGAGCAGAAGGAACATGAGGCCATGAAGCTGGTGAACATGTTCGACAAGCTCTCCAG GCACAGAGTCATCCAGCCCATGGGGATGAGTCCCCGGGGTCATCTCACATCCCTGCAGGATGCCATGTGCGAGACCATGGAGAGGCAGCTCTCCTCGGACCCTGACTCAGACCCTGACTGA
- the RIC8A gene encoding synembryn-A isoform X4 gives MEPRAVADALEKGEEDVVMEALRAYNRENSQSFTFDDAQQEDRKLFQELQGVHLLTEALELTLGMSPGERPPELLPPQETERAMEILKVLFNITFDSIKREVDEEDTALYRHLGTLLRQCVMVAAAGDHTEEFHGHTVNLLGNLPLKCLDVLLTLEPHKGSLEFLGMNMDVIRVLLSFLEKRLHQVGRGTCCGSGPGFPEQLRVLLFPVLTAHTDTHCLLLAPELGSLWQGLLPSTSCQDDLVHVPSPPGLKSHGHSPVTEAPLQTHRLKECVAPVLSVLTECARMHRPARKFLKAQVLPPLRDVRTRPEVGELLRNKLVRLMTHLDTDVKRVAAEFLFVLCSESVPRFIKYTGYGNAAGLLAARGLMAGGRPEGQYSEDEDTDTDEYKEAKASINPVTGRVEEKPPNPMEGMTEEQKEHEAMKLVNMFDKLSRHRVIQPMGMSPRGHLTSLQDAMCETMERQLSSDPDSDPD, from the exons ATGGAGCCGCGGGCGGTTGCGGACGCcttggagaagggggaggaggacgTGGTTATGGAGGCTCTGCGCGCATACAACAGGGAG AACTCCCAGAGCTTCACGTTTGATGATGCGCAACAGGAGGACAGGAAG CTGTTTCAGGAGCTGCAGGGAGTGCACCTGCTGACCGAAGCGCTGGAGCTGACGCTGGGAATGAGTCCTGGAGAGAGGCCCCCTGagctcctgcctccccaggagactgAGCGAGCCATGGAGATCCTCAAAGTGCTCTTTAACATCACCTTCGACTCCATCAAGAGGGAGGTGGATGAG GAAGACACTGCCCTTTACCGACACCTGGGGACCCTTCTGCGGCAGTGTGTGATGGTTGCTGCTGCTGGAGACCACACAGAGGAGTTCCACGG CCACACAGTGAATCTCCTGGGGAACTTGCCCCTCAAGTGTTTGGACGTCCTTCTCACCCTGGAACCACACAAAGGCTCCTTGGAGTTCCTGGGAATGAACATGGATGTGATTCGTGTCCTCCTCAGCTTCCTGGAGAAGCGTCTGCACCAGGTGGGCAGGGGGACCTGCTGTGGCTCTGGCCCAGGCTTTCCTGAGCAGCTGCGGGTGCTGCTTTTCCCAGTCCTCACCG CTCACACAGACACCCACTGCCTGCTCTTGGCCCCTGAGCTGGGGTCCCTGTGGCAGGGCCTCTTGCCCAGCACCTCCTGCCAGGATGATCTGGTGCATGTGCCTAGCCCCCCTGGCCTCAAGTCACATGGGCACAGTCCAGTTACAGAGGCTCCTCTGCAGACGCACAGGCTGAAGGAGTGTGTGGCCCCCGTGCTGAGCGTACTGACGGAGTGTGCCCGCATGCATCGCCCTGCCAGGAAGTTCCTGAAGGCTCAG GTGCTGCCCCCGCTGCGGGATGTGAGGACCCGGCCCGAGGTGGGGGAGCTGTTGCGGAACAAGCTGGTTCGCCTCATGACACACCTGGATACCGACGTGAAGAGAGTGGCAGCTGAGTTCCTGTTTGTTCTGTGCTCTGAGAGTG tgccccgaTTCATCAAGTACACAGGCTACGGGAATGCCGCTGGCCTCCTGGCTGCTAGGGGCCTCATGGCAGGGGGCCGGCCTGAGGGCCAGTACTCGGAGGACGAGGACACGGACACAGACGAGTACAAGGAAGCCAAGGCCAG CATTAACCCAGTGActggaagggtagaggaaaagccACCCAACCCCATGGAGGGCATGACAGAGGAGCAGAAGGAACATGAGGCCATGAAGCTGGTGAACATGTTCGACAAGCTCTCCAG GCACAGAGTCATCCAGCCCATGGGGATGAGTCCCCGGGGTCATCTCACATCCCTGCAGGATGCCATGTGCGAGACCATGGAGAGGCAGCTCTCCTCGGACCCTGACTCAGACCCTGACTGA
- the SIRT3 gene encoding NAD-dependent protein deacetylase sirtuin-3, mitochondrial isoform X7, with amino-acid sequence MVDRVPRCPVCTGVMKPDIVFFGEPLPHRFLLHLADFPMADLLLILGTSLEVEPFASLSEAVRSSVPRLLINRDLVGSLATHPRGRDVVQLGDVVHGVKRLVELLGWTEEMRDLIQRETGKFDGWDKLGE; translated from the exons ATGGTGGACAGGGTCCCACGCTGCCCAGTCTGCACTGGTGTCATGAAGCCTGACATTGTGTTCTTTGGGGAGCCGCTGCCCCACAGGTTTCTGCTGCATTTGGCTGACTTCCCCATGGCAGACCTGCTGCTCATCcttgggacctccctggag GTGGAACCTTTTGCCAGCTTGTCCGAGGCTGTGCGGAGCTCGGTGCCCCGACTGCTCATCAACCGGGACTTGGTGGGGTCCTTGGCTACACATCCTCGGGGCAGGGATGTGGTCCAGCTGGGGGACGTGGTTCATGGTGTGAAAAGGCTGGTGGAGCTTCTGGGCTGGACAGAGGAGATGCGGGACCTCATCCAGCGGGAAACTGGAAAG TTTGATGGTTGGGACAAATTAGGAGAGTGA